One genomic window of Vidua macroura isolate BioBank_ID:100142 chromosome 16, ASM2450914v1, whole genome shotgun sequence includes the following:
- the NUBP1 gene encoding cytosolic Fe-S cluster assembly factor NUBP1 isoform X1: MAEAPGAAEAPGAPEECPGTGSAQAGRAAACQGCPNQGLCAAGAAGPDPAEAAELRARLRAVRHTVLVLSGKGGVGKSTFSALLAHGLAADETKQVALLDIDICGPSIPKIMGLEGEQVHQSGSGWSPVYVEENLGVMSVGFLLSSPDDAVIWRGPKKNGLIKQFLRDVDWGEVDYLIVDTPPGTSDEHLSIVQYLSATHIDGAVIITTPQEVSLQDVRKEINFCRKVKLPIIGVVENMSGFVCPKCKNESQIFPPTTGGAEKMCQNLSVSLLGKVPLDPQIGKSCDRGQSFLAEAPESPATVSYRNIIQRIQEYCEQHHLQEEKIM; this comes from the exons ATGGCGGAGGCGCCGGGCGCGGCGGAGGCGCCGGGCGCACCGGAGg AATGCCCCGGGACCGGCAGCGCCCAGGCGGGCAGGGCGGCCGCCTGCCAGGGATGCCCCAACCAGGGGCTGTGCGCGGCAGGCGCGGCCGGGCCGGACCCGG CGGAGGCGGCGGAGCTGCGGGCGCGGCTGCGGGCGGTGCGGCACACGGTGCTGGTGCTGTCCGGCAAGGGCGGCGTGGGCAAGAGCACCTTCAGCGCCCTCCTGGCGCACGGGCTGGCGGCGGACGAGACCAAGCAG GTTGCTCTGCTGGACATAGATATCTGTGGGCCATCGATTCCTAAAATTATGGGTCTAGAAGGAGAACAG GTTCATCAGAGTGGATCTGGATGGTCTCCAGTG TATGTTGAAGAAAACTTAGGTGTCATGTCAGTGGGGTTCTTGCTTAGTAGTCCTGATGATGCTGTCATCTGGAGAGGACCAAAAAAGAATG GGCTGATCAAGCAGTTTCTGCGTGATGTGGACTGGGGTGAAGTGGATTACCTGATCGTGGACACGCCCCCAGGAACATCAGATGAGCACCTGTCCATCGTGCAGTACCTCAGCGCCACCCACATCGACGGTGCTGTCATCATCACCACCCCCCAG GAAGTGTCACTTCAGGATGTTCGGAAGGAGATCAACTTCTGCCGCAAAGTGAAGCTGCCCATCATAGGTGTTGTGGAGAACATGAGTGGCTTTGTGTGTCCCAAGTGTAAG AATGAATCTCAGATCTTTCCCCCGACTACTGGTGGTGCGGAGAAGATGTGCCAGAACTTGAGTGTTTCTCTCCTGGGTAAAGTGCCTCTGGATCCACAGATAG GAAAAAGTTGTGACAGAGGCCAGTCTTTCTTGGCTGAAGCACCCGAGTCTCCAGCTACAGTATCTTACAGGAATATCATTCAAA GAATTCAGGAATACTGTGAGCAACACCATTTGCAAGAAGAAAAGATAATGTAA
- the NUBP1 gene encoding cytosolic Fe-S cluster assembly factor NUBP1 isoform X2 — translation MAEAPGAAEAPGAPEECPGTGSAQAGRAAACQGCPNQGLCAAGAAGPDPAEAAELRARLRAVRHTVLVLSGKGGVGKSTFSALLAHGLAADETKQVHQSGSGWSPVYVEENLGVMSVGFLLSSPDDAVIWRGPKKNGLIKQFLRDVDWGEVDYLIVDTPPGTSDEHLSIVQYLSATHIDGAVIITTPQEVSLQDVRKEINFCRKVKLPIIGVVENMSGFVCPKCKNESQIFPPTTGGAEKMCQNLSVSLLGKVPLDPQIGKSCDRGQSFLAEAPESPATVSYRNIIQRIQEYCEQHHLQEEKIM, via the exons ATGGCGGAGGCGCCGGGCGCGGCGGAGGCGCCGGGCGCACCGGAGg AATGCCCCGGGACCGGCAGCGCCCAGGCGGGCAGGGCGGCCGCCTGCCAGGGATGCCCCAACCAGGGGCTGTGCGCGGCAGGCGCGGCCGGGCCGGACCCGG CGGAGGCGGCGGAGCTGCGGGCGCGGCTGCGGGCGGTGCGGCACACGGTGCTGGTGCTGTCCGGCAAGGGCGGCGTGGGCAAGAGCACCTTCAGCGCCCTCCTGGCGCACGGGCTGGCGGCGGACGAGACCAAGCAG GTTCATCAGAGTGGATCTGGATGGTCTCCAGTG TATGTTGAAGAAAACTTAGGTGTCATGTCAGTGGGGTTCTTGCTTAGTAGTCCTGATGATGCTGTCATCTGGAGAGGACCAAAAAAGAATG GGCTGATCAAGCAGTTTCTGCGTGATGTGGACTGGGGTGAAGTGGATTACCTGATCGTGGACACGCCCCCAGGAACATCAGATGAGCACCTGTCCATCGTGCAGTACCTCAGCGCCACCCACATCGACGGTGCTGTCATCATCACCACCCCCCAG GAAGTGTCACTTCAGGATGTTCGGAAGGAGATCAACTTCTGCCGCAAAGTGAAGCTGCCCATCATAGGTGTTGTGGAGAACATGAGTGGCTTTGTGTGTCCCAAGTGTAAG AATGAATCTCAGATCTTTCCCCCGACTACTGGTGGTGCGGAGAAGATGTGCCAGAACTTGAGTGTTTCTCTCCTGGGTAAAGTGCCTCTGGATCCACAGATAG GAAAAAGTTGTGACAGAGGCCAGTCTTTCTTGGCTGAAGCACCCGAGTCTCCAGCTACAGTATCTTACAGGAATATCATTCAAA GAATTCAGGAATACTGTGAGCAACACCATTTGCAAGAAGAAAAGATAATGTAA